The genomic stretch CTTGGCCCGCGAGAGGTGCGTGATCTCGTCGCCGGCGACGGTCACCGCGCCGGAGGTCGGGACGTCGAGGCCGCCGAGCAGGTTGAGCAGCGTCGTCTTGCCCGAACCCGACGGCCCCATGAAGGCGACGAAGTCCCCCGCGTCGACGTCGAGGTTCAGCCCCTGCAGGACGTGGATCGTCTCGCCGCCGCGGCGGTAGATCTTGTCGAGGTTCCGGACGCGGACGAGGCTCTCCGACCGCTCCGGACCGTCCACGCGGACCACGAGCGCCCCCGCTCAGTCGGCGGACGCGGCGACGGCCTTCGCGCCGTCGCGCAGCCGCTGCGGCCCGCCGACAACGACCTGCTCTCCCGGCGCCGCGCCTTCGACCAGGTCGATCTCCGTCCCGCGCGGCGTGCCGAGCTTCGCCGGCCGCCGCGCGAGGCGGCCGTCCTTGAGCACGTAGACGACGTCGCCGCCGTCCTCGTTCCGCACCGCGGCGCGCGGCACGATCGCCCGCGGCGCGGCGCCCGGCTCCGGCTCGCCGAGGAAGGCGACCTTCACCCCCATGTCGGGCAGGATCTTCGGGTCGAGGGCGTCGAAGGCGATCCGCACCTTGACCGTCGCCTTCTGCCGGTCGGCGGTCGGGATCACCGTGCGCACGCTCGCCGGGATCCGCCAGTCGGGATAGGCGTCGAGCGTCGCCGCGACCTTCTGCCCCTCGCGGACGCGGGCGATGTTCGCCTCGTTGACGTCCACCTCGATCTCCAGCGACTGCATGTCCACGATCGTGGCGATGCCGGTGCGGGTGTAGCCGCCGCCGGCGGAGATCGGCGAGACCATCTCCCCGCGCTGCGCGTCCTTGGAGACGACGATTCCCGCGAACGGCGCGCGCACGGTGCAGTTCTCGAGGTCCTGCCGGGCGACGGCGATCCGCGCCTCGGCCGAGCGCACCTGTTCCTTGGCGAGCTGCAGCTTCGCGCGGTAGCTCTCGGCGCTCGTGCGCGTCGCGTCGAGCGCCTCCTCGCTGACGACCGTCTCGCGGCGCAGACGGTCGTACCGCTTCAGCTCGCGCTCGGCGTTGGCGAGGTTGACTTCGAGGTCGGGGATCTGCGCCCGCGCGACGTCGCGGTCCCGCTCGGCCGCGGCGAGGGCGACGCGCGCCTCGGCGTCGTCGAGCCTGGCGAGGACGTCCCCTTCCTTGACGACCAGCCCCTCGTCGGCGAAGACGTCGAGCACGCGGCCGGTGATCTTCGCCGCGACCGTCGCCCGCCGGCGCGGCGTGACGTAGCCGCTGGCGTTGAGCAGCGGCGCCGGACCGGCTTCGGGCGCGCGCGCCGCGGCGACCTGCACGCGCGCCGCGCGCTGCGGCAGCGCGACCGCCAGCAGCAGGAGCAACGCCGCCGCGGCGACGGCGGCGATGATCCAATTGCGCCGCCGCGGCGCGAGGCCGCGGTCCTTGTCTTCGATCTTCAGCGCGCCGAGGTTGTCGTTGGCCACGGATCCTCCGGTGCGGCGAGGGGAACGACGGCGACGGTCAGCCGCGCGGCGCA from bacterium encodes the following:
- a CDS encoding efflux RND transporter periplasmic adaptor subunit, coding for MANDNLGALKIEDKDRGLAPRRRNWIIAAVAAAALLLLLAVALPQRAARVQVAAARAPEAGPAPLLNASGYVTPRRRATVAAKITGRVLDVFADEGLVVKEGDVLARLDDAEARVALAAAERDRDVARAQIPDLEVNLANAERELKRYDRLRRETVVSEEALDATRTSAESYRAKLQLAKEQVRSAEARIAVARQDLENCTVRAPFAGIVVSKDAQRGEMVSPISAGGGYTRTGIATIVDMQSLEIEVDVNEANIARVREGQKVAATLDAYPDWRIPASVRTVIPTADRQKATVKVRIAFDALDPKILPDMGVKVAFLGEPEPGAAPRAIVPRAAVRNEDGGDVVYVLKDGRLARRPAKLGTPRGTEIDLVEGAAPGEQVVVGGPQRLRDGAKAVAASAD